In SAR324 cluster bacterium, the following are encoded in one genomic region:
- a CDS encoding L-threonylcarbamoyladenylate synthase: MQAKLPLTTKQSEDWKQLIFQGAVGVFPTETFYGLGGNAMDKAAVERVFACKKRPVEKSLLILIRRDWLLDFAVVTEKVDSLLDEFWPGALTVVLPAKKKLPDYLTGQGNTIAVRYSPSKFVDALLGILNKPLIGTSANLSGHPSCQTVDEAYKQLGPSVDFWLDGGVTKGGLPSTMLDASEPKFRIIREGVIPSEKIQPFL, translated from the coding sequence ATGCAAGCAAAACTTCCTTTAACTACTAAACAATCCGAAGACTGGAAGCAGTTGATTTTTCAGGGGGCGGTAGGGGTTTTCCCAACTGAGACTTTCTACGGCTTGGGTGGAAACGCTATGGATAAAGCTGCTGTGGAAAGGGTATTTGCCTGCAAAAAAAGGCCTGTCGAGAAGTCTCTGTTGATTCTGATCAGAAGAGACTGGCTTTTGGATTTTGCAGTTGTTACAGAAAAAGTAGACAGTCTTTTAGATGAATTTTGGCCAGGAGCCCTTACTGTTGTCTTGCCAGCTAAAAAAAAACTACCTGATTATCTAACAGGACAAGGGAACACAATCGCTGTTCGTTATTCTCCTTCTAAATTTGTTGATGCGTTGTTAGGAATCCTGAACAAACCCCTGATTGGTACAAGTGCAAACCTGAGTGGGCACCCTAGTTGTCAGACAGTGGATGAAGCCTACAAGCAACTTGGTCCCTCAGTTGACTTTTGGTTAGATGGTGGAGTGACAAAAGGTGGTCTGCCATCAACTATGTTAGATGCTAGTGAACCAAAGTTTAGGATTATCCGCGAAGGTGTAATACCTTCAGAAAAGATCCAACCCTTCCTCTAA